GACCGGGCCGCTGTACGTTTTACCGCCTCTGGGCTCGTGGTCTTTGAGGTAAAATCGGAAAGGCCGAAATGAAGACGGATACCACGACTACGGCTCCGCCCAACCCAATCGCCGAGAGCGAGCTTATGTTCCTCATGAATGCAAACGGCACTGGCGCCGATGCCAACATTGCAGAACATATAGACAGGATCCAAGTTTTGTAATTACGTCAAGCGTGAGAAGCTAGGTAGAGAAGCTTACAATAGTCTGCCATCTTGAGGGTTTCATTGATTGGCTTTTTTGTAAAGTCGTCCCAGCGTAGATAAAGATAGTAAAacccaaaaaaattgcaaagCCCACGCCTTCACGACTCATGTTGTAAAGTGACATAGTTaagaagtaaaagaaatactGGCAGAAGACAAATGACTACAATAATTCTTTGTTGCGAGTTTATGACCGTGTCAAGACTTCCAGTAACTGCGTCTTGCGGCCATCAGCATAACAAAAACCCATTTCGCTTCATTTCACGGCCTGTCGCTCTGCGTGTATATTGTGGGCGCCAGGCCGTAAGTGAACAATGTCTTAAAATAGTCGTCGCCACAGAAGCGCGCGAATGTATAATATGATGACCGCGCTCAATAGCATAATCACGCGCAGCGACTCGTCGGTTCGCAGAACGGTTGACAATAGGGCTTCCTGTAAGCTGGCTTATTAATCTATATGAGAGGGGAGATTTTGTCCATCGGGCCTTTCAATCAGATATTAAAGCATCCTCTGAGTAATTAAATAGAACGGAAGGAAGAGAATAAACGACAGAATTCTCGTGCTCGGGGCGAATGCCGCGGCGGGTTACACAACGACGGCAGTCAATACTCTGGCAGTTCCGTGCAGGCGTCAGGATATAGTGTGCCAATATACTATGGTTGCATGCAGTTGGCTTATTAATTGAGTCAGACCTGctcgaaaaaaaaggaggaTACTACTATCCTGGGCATATGTTGCTACTGCCTTATTGTTCTattgtgaaaaatttttgcatTCGCTTTTGAAGTAggatttattattttttccttctctttGGTATATATTTGGGAGTTATAATTTCCAGAGTTATCaaaaacattttcttttttttattgcatAATTCATTTTATTCTCTATTGTTCTCATATCTATAGCACTATCGGACAAAAGATTCTAACATCATATCATTATGAGCTTCGGTACTGTAGCCTCTAAATTTTTGAGATATTTGGAAATCCCTGTCGAAAATAGGTCCTCCGTgaattttctgaaaaacCCTGATTTGCAACCTATCAGGTCTGTCAATCAGACATGGGGATTCTGGTCTAATTTGGCGTATTGGGCTGCTGTGTCATTTACAGCGGGCACATGGATGAGTGGTTCTGCTGCATTAACTGTTGGGCTAAGTTATCCAGAAACgattgtttcatttcttctcGGTAATGTCTtgaccattttttttacgttGGCCAACTCTTATCACGGTTATGATTGGAAGATCGGTTTCACTTTGGCCCAAAGATTCGTCTTTGGTATCTACGGTTCTGCATTCggtatcatcatcagaatTCTGATGAGTATTGTCAATTATGGTTCCAACGCTTGGTTAGGTGGCCTTTCTATTAACATGATTTTGGATTCCTGGTCCCACCACTACTTGCACTTACCCAACACTTTGTCTACGAAAGTTCACATGACGACCAAAGAATTGATCggttttattattttccaCATCCTCACTGCATTCTGTTACTGGATGAAACCTTACCATATGAACTACATTTTAATCTGGTCGTGTGTTGCTACTTGCTTCTCCATGTTGGGCATAGTAATTTACCTGACTAAGCATGCCCATGGTGTTGGCGAGTTGTTGACCTCCACACATTCTACCGTTACCGGTTCTACAAAAGCTTGGGCCTGGGTTTACATGATCTCTTACTGGTTCGGTTCCATCTCCCCTGGTTCCACCAACCAAAGTGACTTCTCAAGATTTGGTTCCTCCAATTGGGCTATCTGGACCGGTAGCATCTGTGCATTACTAATTCCAGCAACTTTGGTCCCACTCTTCGGTGTAATTAGTGCTTCTACATGTGACAAATTATACGGTCAACAATTTTGGATGCCTATGGATATCTTTCATCATTGGTTGACGACTAACTATTCTGCAGGCGCTCGTGCAGGCGCTTTCTTCTGTGGTCTTTCCTTTACTATGTCTCAAATGTCCTCCACAATATCCAACTGTGGGTTTGCCAGTGGTATGGATATGGCCGGTTTATTGCCCAAGTATATCGATATCAAGAGAGGTGCTCTTTTCGCAGCTTGTGTTTCCTGGGCTTGTTTGCCATGGAACTTCTacaattcttcttctactttCTTGACAGTCATGAGTTCTTTCGGTGTCGTCATGACTCCTATTATTTCTGTTATGATTTGTGATAACTTCTTAATCAGAAAGAGACAATACTCCATTACCAATGCCTTCATTTTAAAGGGGGAATACTACTTTACCAAGGGTGTGAACTGGAGAGCTATCATTGCTTGGGTTTGTGGTATGGCTCCCGGTCTACCTGGTATTGCATGGGAAGTTGATCAAAATTATTTTCACAATGCTGGtattattaatttcttttatggtgattccttcttttcatttttgatttcctttttcctCTACTGGGGACTATGTGTTGTTTTCCCATTCAAGATTACTGTCAAACAAGATGGCAAAGATTATTATGGTGCATTTACCGATGAAGaggcaagaaaaaagggcATGGTTCCATACAGTGAAatatcagaagaagaaatacgTGCTTACACTTTGGGCGATTGTTACACCACTGGTCACGAATATGAACCGGAGGGCTCTGATGACGAACCACCTGAGTTGAACAAAACCAGCTCAGAAAACacaaaaatatttgaaatcGTTCATCAAAAAGACAATGAAAAGCACTCCTTTACCACCAGTGAACAAGTTGCATAGtgaaaaataattcaataaaataaCGAACCAATAAGGCAGAGAAGGaagtttctctttttgaTTCAATATCTCAGTATGACTATTACAATGTGGTAACACTATCGACTCGCTTTTCAGTTTGAAAAGACACTACTATTAATAGCTGAACATCACTCGAGACTTTTTAATTTTCCATGCGTAACTTTTGCGTGATAATTCAGGACCAATATTGTTTGTGAGCAAAACATTTTATCGGGAAGTGGAAATACAGGTTTGTTTTAATATGTTCTTGTTTTAGGTGACATATCTTTGTCAATCCTCCTATGAGCTAATTGCGCCATCCATATCTTATAAGAGCCTGATAGGGCCTCGTACATATTCTGTGGTAATGATGTTACTTGGAGCCTAACCCTATTATATTTTGCCATACTGTTTACTTAAATTCACGTATTTACCACAGACACTCAAGAAACCGC
This genomic stretch from Saccharomyces mikatae IFO 1815 strain IFO1815 genome assembly, chromosome: 5 harbors:
- the SMKI05G0430 gene encoding nucleobase cation symporter-1 family protein (similar to Saccharomyces cerevisiae NRT1 (YOR071C)), whose amino-acid sequence is MSFGTVASKFLRYLEIPVENRSSVNFLKNPDLQPIRSVNQTWGFWSNLAYWAAVSFTAGTWMSGSAALTVGLSYPETIVSFLLGNVLTIFFTLANSYHGYDWKIGFTLAQRFVFGIYGSAFGIIIRILMSIVNYGSNAWLGGLSINMILDSWSHHYLHLPNTLSTKVHMTTKELIGFIIFHILTAFCYWMKPYHMNYILIWSCVATCFSMLGIVIYLTKHAHGVGELLTSTHSTVTGSTKAWAWVYMISYWFGSISPGSTNQSDFSRFGSSNWAIWTGSICALLIPATLVPLFGVISASTCDKLYGQQFWMPMDIFHHWLTTNYSAGARAGAFFCGLSFTMSQMSSTISNCGFASGMDMAGLLPKYIDIKRGALFAACVSWACLPWNFYNSSSTFLTVMSSFGVVMTPIISVMICDNFLIRKRQYSITNAFILKGEYYFTKGVNWRAIIAWVCGMAPGLPGIAWEVDQNYFHNAGIINFFYGDSFFSFLISFFLYWGLCVVFPFKITVKQDGKDYYGAFTDEEARKKGMVPYSEISEEEIRAYTLGDCYTTGHEYEPEGSDDEPPELNKTSSENTKIFEIVHQKDNEKHSFTTSEQVA